Proteins found in one Bremerella volcania genomic segment:
- the ptsP gene encoding phosphoenolpyruvate--protein phosphotransferase: MPTLKGIPVSPGFADGIAVLYDYDIERRIELSQRPISDSEVASEGGRLDEALQLSSHELKADEEFAQHVPRMIDTAELLAVHATMAHEIATLVKEQIARERINAEEALNSVIQEFVTRFQQLDSTYFREREQDVRDVGRRILKHLLAPSFSPRELFPPGAVVVARELLPSETVELAKSGVVAILTELGGTLSHTAIVARSLGIPAITGIADVVSRIQPGVRILVDGESGCAEVAPTKAAEYRFFALAKEAEACKSVIASEEELSCETRDGVSITLLGNMGLPMESQGILEHNLSGIGLFRTEFLFLESFERPSFEEQVEIYSSISRNLDNLPLTIRTFDLGGDKLPPFLLSEKTDANVRFGLRGLRFSLKEVELLDTQLKAILQVARTADVRILFPMVTGPDDFAQAIGAVERATGYVGIQQRPKIGAMIETPAALFALDEILELADFVAIGTNDLTQYMLAVERGLIEGGDDCTAMHPAILRAIKLIVAASDKHHCPVCVCGEEASEVDFACLLIGLGIRELSLSPNRAAAVRRAIRQIRVDDMERIADMALKCRTPQEVRDLRKGYLKT; the protein is encoded by the coding sequence ATGCCAACACTTAAGGGAATTCCCGTTTCGCCAGGCTTTGCGGACGGTATTGCCGTCCTCTACGACTACGATATCGAACGCAGAATTGAACTTTCCCAACGCCCCATTTCGGATTCCGAAGTTGCGTCGGAAGGAGGTAGGCTGGATGAAGCACTGCAGCTATCTTCCCACGAACTGAAAGCGGATGAAGAATTCGCCCAGCACGTACCGCGGATGATTGACACGGCAGAGCTATTGGCTGTTCATGCTACGATGGCGCATGAAATCGCTACTCTTGTCAAAGAGCAAATCGCCCGCGAGCGAATCAATGCCGAGGAAGCGTTGAATTCCGTAATCCAAGAGTTTGTGACACGATTCCAGCAACTCGACAGCACTTACTTTCGTGAACGCGAGCAGGATGTTCGAGATGTAGGGCGTCGAATACTAAAACATCTACTTGCTCCCTCTTTCAGTCCTCGTGAGCTTTTTCCTCCGGGGGCAGTCGTGGTCGCGCGCGAATTATTGCCGTCCGAGACCGTGGAACTCGCAAAGTCGGGCGTGGTCGCGATTCTGACAGAGCTGGGAGGAACGCTGAGCCATACGGCCATCGTTGCTCGATCCCTGGGTATCCCTGCCATTACGGGCATCGCCGATGTTGTTTCCAGAATCCAGCCAGGAGTTCGTATCTTGGTGGACGGCGAGAGTGGATGTGCCGAAGTCGCTCCTACGAAGGCCGCGGAATATCGTTTTTTTGCGTTAGCAAAGGAGGCCGAAGCATGCAAGTCGGTGATCGCCTCCGAAGAAGAGCTGTCATGTGAGACTCGCGATGGCGTTTCTATTACGCTACTTGGCAACATGGGGTTACCCATGGAGTCTCAAGGGATCCTTGAACACAACCTTTCTGGAATTGGTCTGTTCCGAACGGAGTTTCTCTTCCTCGAATCGTTTGAGCGTCCCAGTTTCGAAGAACAGGTCGAGATATACAGCAGCATATCGAGAAACCTGGATAACCTTCCACTGACCATAAGAACGTTCGATCTGGGTGGTGATAAGTTGCCGCCATTCCTGCTTTCGGAGAAGACTGACGCGAATGTCAGGTTTGGCTTGCGGGGCCTTCGGTTCTCGCTGAAAGAAGTCGAACTTCTGGATACGCAACTCAAAGCAATTCTCCAGGTAGCAAGAACGGCTGATGTTCGTATCCTCTTTCCGATGGTCACGGGACCAGATGATTTCGCCCAGGCGATCGGCGCCGTCGAAAGGGCAACCGGATACGTTGGAATCCAACAAAGACCGAAAATCGGCGCAATGATTGAGACGCCAGCGGCGTTATTTGCTTTGGATGAGATTCTGGAATTGGCAGACTTTGTGGCGATCGGTACGAACGACCTGACGCAATACATGCTGGCTGTGGAGCGAGGCCTTATCGAAGGTGGCGATGACTGTACCGCGATGCACCCAGCGATTCTTCGGGCAATCAAGCTGATTGTTGCCGCTTCGGATAAGCATCACTGTCCGGTTTGCGTATGCGGTGAAGAAGCAAGCGAAGTCGATTTTGCTTGCCTACTGATTGGGCTTGGAATTCGAGAATTGAGCCTGAGTCCGAATCGTGCGGCAGCAGTGAGGCGTGCGATTAGACAGATCCGTGTGGATGACATGGAAAGGATCGCCGACATGGCACTGAAATGCCGTACGCCGCAAGAAGTACGCGATTTGAGGAAGGGTTATTTAAAGACTTAG
- a CDS encoding non-structural maintenance of chromosomes element 1 family protein — protein MDNSYLLIGAMARQCKQLVQQRNATQSSLPSALQPAHLVWMCNQIEEHSEDTPATKLHRWIGFVQCAMLAHGILDLEELKAMFDEAKRDHGQTAEDLDDLTDHLNPASSFEFEIGGEG, from the coding sequence ATGGACAACTCATATCTGTTAATTGGTGCGATGGCGCGGCAGTGTAAGCAATTGGTTCAACAAAGAAATGCTACGCAGTCCTCACTGCCTTCCGCACTACAGCCGGCGCATTTAGTCTGGATGTGCAATCAAATCGAAGAGCACTCCGAAGATACGCCCGCGACAAAACTACATCGTTGGATTGGCTTTGTTCAATGTGCCATGTTAGCTCACGGCATCCTCGATCTTGAGGAACTGAAGGCAATGTTTGATGAAGCGAAGCGCGATCATGGACAAACGGCGGAAGACTTAGATGACTTGACGGATCATCTCAATCCAGCGAGTTCTTTTGAATTCGAAATCGGCGGCGAGGGATGA
- a CDS encoding flotillin-like FloA family protein, whose amino-acid sequence MIAYLSLVLAGVILAVVAALLTWYFRLWLQAYSTGARISFLDLIFMSLRRVNPHTVVECKIMAVQSRLAVVETRTIEALYLAGGDIRRVTLAVIAADRAGIRLDWDTAAAIDLAGRDILDAVRTSILPKVILIPDPNDARSDVLYGVAKDGVQLKVTVRVTVRTNLLQLVGGATESTVVARVGQGVISAIGSCDSYQEALRDPMLITRKVLDKGLDSDTAYAIVSIDIADIDVGRNIGAKLRIDQASADSRIALALAEKRRAMAIAKHQEMRAKHAKSRANVVRAEAEIPASLSQAFRDGSIQMPGVPVSHRKTSRRFPLIANLAASNAAMVPN is encoded by the coding sequence ATGATCGCATACTTGAGCTTAGTTCTCGCGGGGGTCATCTTGGCCGTCGTAGCTGCTCTCTTGACCTGGTACTTCCGGCTATGGCTGCAGGCCTATTCAACCGGGGCACGCATCAGTTTTCTCGATCTCATTTTCATGTCCTTGCGTCGAGTCAATCCCCACACCGTGGTTGAATGCAAAATCATGGCGGTTCAGTCAAGATTGGCTGTCGTGGAGACTCGAACCATCGAAGCCCTATACTTGGCCGGAGGTGATATCCGCCGCGTCACACTCGCTGTGATCGCGGCCGATAGGGCAGGCATACGCTTGGATTGGGATACGGCAGCTGCGATTGATCTTGCCGGACGCGATATTCTGGATGCGGTCAGGACAAGCATCCTTCCCAAGGTCATCCTGATCCCCGATCCCAACGATGCTCGAAGCGACGTGTTGTACGGTGTCGCGAAGGATGGTGTCCAACTTAAAGTAACGGTACGAGTAACCGTCCGGACCAATTTGTTGCAGCTAGTTGGAGGTGCAACGGAATCAACCGTCGTGGCACGTGTTGGCCAGGGGGTCATCTCGGCGATTGGTTCTTGCGATAGTTACCAGGAAGCACTTCGGGATCCGATGCTCATTACTCGCAAGGTTCTAGATAAGGGATTGGATTCGGATACGGCCTACGCAATTGTCTCTATCGACATTGCCGACATCGATGTCGGCCGAAACATTGGTGCCAAGTTGCGGATAGATCAGGCCAGCGCAGACTCCCGCATTGCCCTGGCATTGGCCGAAAAACGACGTGCAATGGCGATCGCGAAACATCAAGAGATGCGAGCGAAGCATGCCAAGAGTCGTGCGAACGTCGTACGCGCCGAAGCCGAGATTCCAGCCTCCTTAAGTCAGGCTTTTCGCGACGGAAGTATTCAGATGCCCGGCGTGCCGGTCTCACATCGAAAGACAAGTCGTCGCTTCCCCTTGATAGCGAATCTAGCCGCTTCGAACGCGGCAATGGTGCCCAATTGA
- a CDS encoding RNA recognition motif domain-containing protein — MGKKLYCGNLSYEVSTSDLEQLFGSFGQVENAQVVIDRDTGRSKGFGFVEMNSDSEAQAAINGLNESMQGGRSLTVNEAKPRESRSGTGGGYGGGRGHGGDRGRRY, encoded by the coding sequence TTGGGTAAAAAACTGTATTGCGGCAATCTTAGTTACGAAGTTTCCACATCGGACCTGGAACAATTGTTCGGTTCTTTCGGCCAGGTCGAAAACGCCCAAGTCGTGATCGATCGCGACACGGGGCGCAGCAAGGGCTTTGGTTTCGTGGAAATGAATTCCGATTCCGAAGCGCAAGCGGCCATCAATGGTCTGAACGAATCGATGCAAGGTGGCCGTAGCTTGACGGTCAATGAAGCCAAGCCGCGCGAAAGTCGTAGTGGCACTGGCGGCGGATATGGCGGTGGACGTGGGCACGGCGGCGATCGTGGCCGTCGCTATTAA
- a CDS encoding DUF1549 domain-containing protein: MALARPCALLMRLLFSTLTITFFVSNGTSATHGSELLPEDRSIAEVVDHYISARLKKYEIEASPPANDANVLRRTTLDLVGRIPTSSETASYLADTDEFKRQNLIDRLIGSPAFVRHQVNEFDALLMPYDKNSLREYLLPAFTENRPWDQMFQEMMLGREDDPEQKGALQFVKSRVGDIDRLTNDVSVTFFGVNVSCAQCHDHPDVFEWSQDRFYGMKSFFNRTFENGGFIGERDYGLVSYQTTDGETREAQLMFLTGKVLKEPEVAEPDDEAKKEEKKTLEALKKKKQAPPTPSFSRREQLVEIALKSSENNYFAKAIVNRVWNRFFGYGLVMPLDQMHPANESSHPELLEWLSRDLVQHNYDLTRLVRGIVSSEAYCRSSNWTGDSRPDPDMFAVGSVRPLTPFQYATLLRVATANPDSFGDDQKTEDVQSRLASLENAARGFAREIEHPGAEFQVGVAEALLFSNNERVRNELLRESNDTLIGKLKKIDDVNELISVATLSIWNRLPEPEEKAALVAYLQNRSDRRDEAIVQMVWAMLTSSECRFNY, from the coding sequence ATGGCACTGGCTCGTCCCTGCGCGTTGCTAATGCGCCTCCTATTTTCTACTCTCACGATCACCTTTTTTGTGTCGAATGGAACGTCAGCAACCCACGGATCCGAGTTGCTGCCGGAAGATCGGTCGATTGCCGAAGTGGTCGACCATTATATCTCAGCACGACTCAAAAAGTACGAGATCGAGGCGTCTCCGCCTGCCAATGACGCCAATGTGCTCCGACGTACAACGCTTGATCTGGTAGGCCGCATTCCGACCAGTAGTGAGACTGCCAGCTATCTCGCTGATACAGATGAATTCAAACGACAGAATTTAATTGATCGGCTCATCGGGTCGCCTGCTTTCGTTCGCCATCAGGTGAACGAGTTCGATGCCTTGCTGATGCCATACGATAAAAACAGTTTGCGCGAGTACTTGTTACCAGCGTTTACTGAAAATCGTCCTTGGGACCAGATGTTTCAAGAGATGATGCTTGGGCGAGAAGATGATCCAGAGCAAAAAGGGGCTCTACAATTTGTTAAATCTCGGGTCGGGGACATTGATCGTTTGACGAATGATGTCAGCGTCACTTTCTTTGGCGTCAACGTAAGCTGTGCGCAGTGTCACGATCACCCGGATGTCTTCGAGTGGAGCCAGGATCGCTTCTACGGCATGAAGTCATTTTTCAACCGCACCTTTGAAAACGGCGGTTTTATCGGCGAGCGTGACTATGGGCTGGTTTCGTATCAGACGACCGATGGCGAAACTCGAGAAGCTCAATTGATGTTTTTGACCGGTAAAGTACTGAAAGAGCCGGAGGTTGCCGAGCCAGACGACGAGGCCAAGAAAGAAGAAAAGAAGACACTCGAAGCGCTGAAAAAGAAAAAGCAGGCTCCCCCAACTCCTAGTTTTAGTCGTCGCGAACAATTGGTTGAGATCGCCTTGAAGTCGAGCGAGAACAACTATTTTGCCAAGGCGATTGTCAATAGAGTGTGGAATCGTTTCTTTGGTTATGGATTGGTGATGCCTTTGGATCAGATGCATCCCGCGAATGAATCGAGTCATCCCGAGTTACTAGAGTGGCTATCCCGCGATCTTGTTCAGCACAATTACGATTTGACTCGGCTTGTCCGTGGCATTGTTTCAAGTGAGGCGTACTGCCGTTCCAGTAATTGGACCGGGGATTCTCGCCCCGACCCAGACATGTTCGCCGTTGGCAGTGTGCGTCCTTTGACACCTTTCCAATACGCGACACTTTTGCGTGTAGCGACGGCGAATCCCGATTCATTTGGCGACGATCAGAAGACAGAAGATGTTCAATCACGATTGGCCAGTCTAGAGAACGCTGCACGCGGGTTCGCCCGTGAAATCGAACATCCCGGGGCGGAGTTTCAGGTCGGCGTTGCTGAAGCCCTGTTGTTTTCTAACAACGAGCGGGTCCGCAACGAGCTTCTGCGGGAATCTAATGACACGCTGATCGGAAAGCTGAAAAAGATTGATGACGTCAACGAGTTAATAAGTGTCGCCACTTTATCGATTTGGAATCGCTTGCCCGAACCTGAAGAGAAGGCAGCGCTGGTCGCATACCTTCAAAATCGGTCGGACCGTCGCGACGAGGCTATCGTTCAGATGGTCTGGGCTATGCTGACCTCCAGCGAGTGTCGATTCAATTACTAG
- a CDS encoding DUF1501 domain-containing protein, whose protein sequence is MSKRRNWFCGSEEHRISRRSFLSTAAATAGSMSALNLLREPTLAEELKKQDKRVILLWLAGGASQLETWDPKPGSLTGGPFAAIPTSVPGIHISELMPKMARRMEDTAIIRSLNTKDGSHGGGARLMHLGRRDEASVTFPDMGAVLARELGNIDSRVPDNVSFYTATEGRGNAIGQAGFLGARYLPMSLTTNSKPDDLARLESISDLDHRQRHDLRELLSKRFIEYRHSSSLRSHNEAYSRVRGLMSSDKLFDISEEPQSIRDRYGPSLFAEQCLIARRLVEAGTPFVKVSRAWWDSHGQNFETHLELVSELDHVMSTLLDDLKQRGLLENTMVITLAEFERTPKINASLGRDHFASAWSCSLSGCGINGGMVYGATDEDGQTVKDGEIDAGDLFATIYQALGIDPHTEYYVGSRPIPLVHEDASAVKEVIA, encoded by the coding sequence ATGTCGAAACGACGAAATTGGTTTTGTGGTTCTGAAGAACATCGAATTAGCCGGCGTAGTTTTCTGAGCACGGCAGCTGCCACCGCTGGATCGATGTCCGCGTTGAACCTGCTACGCGAGCCGACCTTAGCAGAGGAGCTAAAGAAACAGGACAAACGCGTCATCTTGCTTTGGCTGGCAGGCGGTGCTAGTCAACTAGAGACTTGGGATCCTAAACCAGGAAGTCTGACCGGTGGGCCTTTCGCCGCGATTCCCACTTCCGTGCCTGGGATTCACATCTCGGAATTGATGCCCAAGATGGCTCGGCGCATGGAGGACACGGCAATTATTCGCTCTTTGAACACCAAAGACGGATCCCATGGAGGCGGGGCCCGCCTGATGCACCTGGGAAGACGCGATGAAGCGTCGGTTACATTTCCGGATATGGGCGCCGTCTTGGCCCGTGAATTGGGGAACATTGATAGTCGAGTGCCCGATAACGTTTCCTTCTATACCGCAACTGAAGGCCGAGGAAACGCCATTGGCCAAGCAGGCTTCCTGGGGGCGCGTTACCTACCAATGTCGCTGACGACGAACTCGAAGCCTGACGATCTGGCCCGCCTTGAATCGATCTCGGATCTGGATCATAGACAAAGACACGATTTGCGAGAGCTACTGAGCAAAAGGTTCATCGAGTATCGCCATTCCAGCAGCTTGCGAAGCCACAACGAGGCATACTCCCGCGTTCGTGGCTTGATGTCCAGCGACAAGCTCTTTGATATCTCTGAAGAACCACAATCGATTCGCGATCGCTACGGTCCATCGCTGTTTGCCGAGCAATGCTTGATCGCGCGACGATTGGTCGAAGCAGGGACGCCGTTCGTTAAAGTGTCTCGCGCATGGTGGGATAGCCATGGACAGAACTTTGAAACCCATTTGGAACTCGTTTCCGAGCTTGACCACGTCATGTCCACATTGTTGGACGACCTTAAGCAACGCGGTCTCCTTGAGAATACGATGGTCATCACGTTGGCTGAATTCGAGCGAACGCCCAAGATCAATGCCAGCCTGGGGCGTGATCACTTTGCTAGCGCTTGGAGTTGTTCACTTTCGGGCTGCGGTATCAACGGTGGCATGGTTTACGGAGCTACCGACGAGGATGGCCAGACCGTTAAAGATGGAGAGATCGATGCCGGTGATCTGTTTGCCACGATCTATCAAGCTTTGGGCATCGATCCGCACACCGAATATTACGTCGGCTCACGACCGATTCCGTTGGTTCATGAGGATGCTTCAGCTGTGAAAGAAGTCATCGCATGA
- a CDS encoding WD40 repeat domain-containing protein, which produces MTADPSNLKLIKEISRHDILFCVVTLNETNVFVGSSDSNLHWINTQDDKAEASKLSGHTSYVTGLERVGDQLVSAAYDGKLKWWDLENKTETRSLPVRGTSRSKSGRKTLSVGWDFHTVYVDRCQALKVGPAPPERPKSARRLRTRVRKGEVVNAVKMARKYQRFLERPDVLGYRDAARKFGVSKTIVSLHMAVVTRLPEPFIEWLASCKDQLVLAFFSERRLRPVTRTEGDNEKVAGLLGLIDACERQLEEENEQLNLARQILAVLVSDQPAAGPSTPKGREHRSIQLD; this is translated from the coding sequence ATGACAGCCGATCCTAGTAATCTGAAATTGATCAAGGAAATCTCACGGCACGATATTTTGTTTTGCGTTGTCACGCTGAACGAGACAAATGTGTTCGTGGGAAGCTCGGATAGCAATCTCCATTGGATCAACACCCAAGATGACAAAGCTGAGGCAAGCAAACTGTCAGGGCATACCAGTTATGTCACTGGGCTGGAACGAGTGGGTGATCAACTCGTGTCTGCGGCCTACGACGGCAAATTGAAATGGTGGGACCTGGAAAACAAGACCGAGACCCGAAGCCTCCCCGTGCGAGGCACCAGCCGGTCCAAAAGCGGGCGGAAGACCCTCTCCGTTGGTTGGGATTTTCACACGGTTTACGTCGATCGTTGCCAAGCTCTCAAAGTCGGCCCGGCACCTCCAGAACGGCCGAAATCGGCCCGGAGACTGCGAACTCGGGTCCGCAAGGGAGAAGTGGTCAACGCCGTCAAAATGGCTCGCAAGTACCAGAGATTCCTCGAACGGCCGGATGTTCTCGGCTATCGAGACGCGGCCAGGAAGTTCGGCGTCAGCAAGACCATCGTCAGTCTGCACATGGCCGTCGTCACTCGATTGCCGGAACCGTTCATCGAGTGGCTGGCGAGTTGTAAGGATCAGCTGGTTCTCGCCTTCTTCAGCGAGCGTCGCCTGAGACCTGTCACCAGAACTGAGGGTGACAACGAGAAAGTGGCGGGGCTGCTGGGGCTGATCGACGCGTGTGAGCGCCAGCTCGAAGAAGAAAACGAACAGCTCAATCTCGCTCGCCAAATACTGGCGGTACTTGTCTCAGATCAGCCAGCCGCCGGTCCATCAACGCCGAAAGGGCGTGAACATCGGTCGATCCAGCTCGACTGA
- a CDS encoding integrase core domain-containing protein: MRNVYQSLLLLIAGATQQELARQVRYLKVENEILRSKLPKRVTLTPKEKNRLAKFAAKLGSALNELATIAHPSTIRRWIREAAGGVKKSVAKRGRPKTKEEIRELVLKMARGNDWGYTRIMGELKKLGITPPSRNTIKNILKENGLDPGPKRGEGTWDDFLKQHASTLWQCDFYAKKALTLKGFRDLYILVFLHVESRRVYITPSTFHPNEEWVKQQAVAFLDFVKESDLDIKLLMHDRDTKFTASFDALFDQAGAKMKQTAFRSPNTNAFVERYIQTLQQEVLDHFIVFGEQHMDHIVAEAVEHYHEERPHQSKDNELLIKPPDEETEDDSGDQKYRLHCNERLGGLLKHYYLKAA; the protein is encoded by the coding sequence ATGCGGAATGTTTACCAGTCTCTGCTGCTTCTAATCGCCGGAGCCACCCAGCAGGAACTGGCTCGGCAGGTCCGCTATCTAAAAGTTGAGAACGAAATCCTGCGGAGCAAGCTGCCTAAACGGGTGACACTGACTCCGAAGGAAAAGAACCGTCTCGCGAAGTTCGCAGCGAAGCTCGGGTCGGCTCTGAACGAGCTGGCGACGATTGCACATCCCAGCACCATCCGACGCTGGATTCGCGAGGCGGCTGGTGGCGTCAAGAAGTCGGTGGCGAAGCGCGGTCGCCCGAAGACCAAAGAGGAGATTCGGGAATTGGTCCTGAAAATGGCTCGTGGGAATGACTGGGGTTACACCCGGATTATGGGTGAGCTCAAGAAACTCGGAATCACGCCGCCGTCTCGCAACACGATCAAGAACATTCTCAAAGAGAACGGTCTCGATCCAGGACCGAAGCGAGGTGAGGGAACCTGGGACGACTTCCTGAAGCAACACGCCTCTACGCTCTGGCAATGCGACTTCTACGCCAAGAAAGCTCTGACGCTAAAAGGCTTTCGTGATCTCTACATCCTTGTGTTCCTGCATGTCGAATCACGACGAGTTTACATCACGCCATCGACATTCCACCCCAACGAGGAGTGGGTAAAGCAACAGGCGGTCGCCTTCCTAGACTTCGTGAAGGAGAGCGATCTCGACATCAAGCTGTTGATGCACGATCGGGACACGAAATTCACAGCTTCATTCGATGCATTGTTCGATCAGGCCGGAGCGAAGATGAAACAGACAGCGTTCCGATCACCGAACACCAACGCTTTCGTAGAGCGGTACATCCAGACGTTGCAACAGGAAGTGCTGGATCACTTCATCGTCTTCGGAGAACAGCACATGGATCACATCGTGGCCGAGGCGGTTGAGCACTATCACGAGGAACGTCCCCATCAGTCCAAAGACAACGAGCTGTTGATCAAACCGCCTGATGAAGAAACTGAAGACGACTCAGGAGATCAGAAGTACCGGCTGCATTGCAACGAGCGGCTCGGTGGACTGCTGAAGCATTACTACCTGAAAGCTGCGTGA
- a CDS encoding class I SAM-dependent methyltransferase produces MKILFLHGWQSIPGGVKPTFLKDHGHTVINPALDDDDFDAAVTTAQAEYDQHQPDVVIGSSRGGAVAMNIDSHDTPLVLLCPAWKKWGTVTKLKPNSTILHSRKDDIVPFEHSEELMANSGMPAPTLMEVGNDHRLADPEPLAQMLEACETHYQMALMFSFYEGLALKGPGSKASTLKALSMLGELPASPRVVDFGCGAGAASIAIAKAIDCQITASDIHKPFLVEVNEHAQRAGLSERIETLLADMADPPIPNASVDLIWSEGAIYNIGFESGLKRWRRLLRPGGLIAVTELTWLTDHPPQPAVEFWEAEYPAISNVDANLKKMQSAGFEIIDHFTLPTEDWHNFYGPVEQRIASYREQHAENEVARAILDMQQTEVDLWKKHGDSYGYVFYLGRAV; encoded by the coding sequence ATGAAAATCCTGTTCCTGCATGGATGGCAATCCATCCCCGGCGGCGTCAAGCCGACGTTTCTCAAAGATCATGGACACACCGTGATCAACCCGGCCCTCGACGATGATGATTTCGACGCAGCAGTCACGACGGCACAAGCTGAGTACGATCAGCATCAGCCGGATGTCGTGATTGGCAGCTCCCGTGGCGGCGCGGTGGCGATGAACATCGACTCGCACGACACGCCACTGGTTCTGTTGTGTCCAGCTTGGAAGAAGTGGGGAACGGTCACGAAGCTCAAACCCAACTCCACCATCCTGCATTCCCGCAAAGATGACATTGTGCCGTTCGAGCACAGCGAAGAACTCATGGCCAACAGCGGAATGCCAGCACCGACGCTGATGGAAGTGGGCAACGATCATCGCCTGGCAGATCCCGAGCCGTTAGCCCAGATGCTCGAAGCGTGCGAGACTCACTACCAGATGGCTTTGATGTTCTCATTCTACGAAGGCTTGGCACTCAAAGGTCCTGGCAGCAAAGCCAGCACGCTGAAAGCTCTGTCCATGCTGGGGGAGTTACCAGCGTCACCACGGGTCGTTGATTTCGGTTGCGGGGCTGGCGCTGCGTCAATCGCGATTGCCAAAGCGATCGACTGCCAGATCACCGCGAGCGACATTCATAAGCCGTTTCTGGTTGAAGTCAATGAGCATGCTCAGCGGGCCGGATTGTCGGAACGCATCGAAACCCTGCTGGCGGATATGGCTGATCCGCCGATCCCGAACGCTTCTGTCGATCTGATCTGGTCCGAGGGGGCGATCTACAACATCGGCTTTGAGTCAGGGCTCAAACGCTGGCGACGGTTGCTGCGTCCTGGAGGATTGATCGCGGTGACCGAGCTCACCTGGCTGACCGATCATCCTCCGCAACCGGCGGTCGAGTTCTGGGAGGCAGAGTATCCCGCGATTTCCAATGTCGATGCAAATCTCAAGAAGATGCAATCGGCTGGATTCGAGATCATTGATCACTTCACCCTACCGACCGAAGACTGGCACAACTTCTACGGCCCGGTCGAACAACGGATTGCCAGCTATCGGGAACAGCATGCTGAGAACGAAGTCGCCCGCGCGATACTGGACATGCAGCAAACGGAAGTCGATCTGTGGAAGAAACATGGTGACAGCTACGGCTACGTGTTCTATCTCGGCAGAGCGGTTTGA